One genomic segment of Chryseobacterium phocaeense includes these proteins:
- a CDS encoding TonB-dependent receptor, whose translation MQAQQLIEVTGIIKHNDTQKGIAGVQIHAEKTEDTAISDQDGSFKLRTRVKIPFRIVITKEGYLSQTAEILSVSHKISIDLNPQNTIINEVVISASRIPEKILRSPIAIEKIDIKTIRESPAASFYETLENVKGLQLLTSSLTLKVPNSRGFNSPNNFRFMQLVDGVDVQSATLGVPLGNAIGPTELDIQSMEITPGAASALYGMNAVNGLASLQTKDPFTSEGVSLYFRGGVNHVDNINHKTAALGESAFRIAKVLHKNLAVKINGSYFSGVDWISDNRTDQNPNSLVTANSSFSLTDNPAEDLWNKYGDERNNRTTVKVNYNGKPTTFNVSRTGYYEKDLVSPEVKNIKFDAGLYYRFGDQWRTSYVYRYGLIDGTFQRGNKIRLQNATVQNHKVELTGKELTVRAYMSIENTGDSYNLKPLADNLDLTSFSNNNWKNIFQSVLQDRLNSGVNLNDAFALARQEADKNRVVPGTVAFEQLKNTIIGINNWDSANSGIAGAPATGGAKLEQKSKFYQGEITYDFSRFIKIFSLLAGADYRLYSITPDGNNFVDFERPVNERNIPLSDGTFGKNVIYEKYGAFVQLTKLFFNNKLKVNLALRADRNPEFETKFNPRISIVYSPMNQHNFRMSFQNGYRFPSLFEALSFVNNGNVRRVGGLSKANDGLGYLENSYTLASIDQFIASVNKDVDGGLSQNQAALKNRNLLTAANLPKLEPEKVNSFEIGYKSALFNSKLVLDWDFYYNVYEGFLGQVEVAVPKNESIGSDNAVLAMLDRSKQDRYRVYTNSTSKYKSFGTSLGIRYNLVKNYNLNVNISYNDLLSSNTSDLFITAFNTPKWAVNLSVGNREIVKNIGFTVAARWQNSFLWESPLASGNIPAYYTIDAQATWRIPEIKASVKIGATNLMNRRYLQYAAGPEIGGLYYLAFTYDLKL comes from the coding sequence TTGCAGGCTCAGCAGCTTATTGAAGTGACCGGAATCATTAAACATAACGACACTCAGAAAGGCATTGCCGGAGTACAGATCCATGCTGAAAAAACAGAAGATACGGCCATAAGTGATCAGGATGGAAGTTTTAAACTGAGAACCAGGGTGAAAATACCCTTCAGGATTGTCATTACCAAAGAAGGATATTTAAGTCAGACGGCTGAAATCCTTTCGGTTTCCCATAAAATTTCAATAGATCTGAATCCCCAGAATACCATCATCAACGAGGTGGTTATTTCCGCTTCCCGTATTCCTGAGAAGATACTCAGATCACCGATTGCCATTGAGAAGATCGATATTAAAACTATCCGTGAAAGCCCGGCTGCCTCATTTTACGAAACCCTGGAAAATGTAAAAGGACTGCAATTGTTAACCTCCAGCCTTACCCTGAAAGTTCCCAATTCCAGAGGATTCAATTCCCCGAATAATTTCCGCTTCATGCAGCTGGTAGACGGTGTAGATGTGCAGTCTGCCACGCTTGGTGTTCCGCTGGGAAATGCCATAGGCCCTACAGAACTGGATATCCAGTCGATGGAAATTACGCCCGGAGCGGCCTCGGCTCTGTATGGAATGAATGCGGTTAACGGACTGGCCAGCCTTCAGACAAAAGATCCCTTCACCTCGGAAGGCGTAAGTCTTTATTTCAGGGGAGGCGTTAATCATGTGGATAATATAAACCATAAAACAGCTGCTTTAGGAGAAAGCGCATTCAGGATCGCAAAGGTTCTTCATAAAAACCTGGCTGTAAAGATCAACGGATCGTATTTCAGCGGAGTAGACTGGATTTCGGATAACCGGACAGACCAGAATCCCAATTCATTAGTTACTGCTAATTCCAGCTTTTCTTTAACAGATAACCCGGCAGAAGATCTCTGGAACAAATATGGTGATGAAAGGAATAACCGGACCACCGTAAAGGTGAATTACAACGGAAAACCAACGACTTTTAATGTTTCAAGAACAGGGTATTACGAAAAGGACCTCGTAAGCCCGGAAGTTAAAAATATAAAGTTTGATGCAGGATTATACTACCGTTTTGGAGATCAGTGGAGAACTTCCTACGTGTACCGTTACGGCCTCATCGATGGCACTTTTCAGCGGGGAAACAAGATCCGTTTACAGAATGCCACCGTCCAGAATCATAAAGTGGAGCTGACGGGTAAAGAATTGACAGTCAGAGCTTATATGTCGATAGAAAATACCGGAGATTCCTATAATCTTAAACCGCTGGCAGACAACCTGGATCTTACCAGTTTTTCCAATAACAACTGGAAAAATATATTCCAGTCTGTTTTGCAGGACCGGCTTAATTCTGGAGTGAATTTAAATGATGCTTTTGCTCTGGCCAGACAGGAAGCCGATAAAAACAGGGTAGTTCCCGGAACCGTGGCTTTTGAACAGCTGAAAAATACAATTATCGGGATTAATAACTGGGATTCTGCCAATTCCGGGATTGCAGGAGCTCCGGCCACCGGAGGGGCAAAGCTTGAACAAAAGTCAAAGTTTTACCAGGGAGAAATCACGTATGACTTCAGCAGGTTTATCAAGATATTCAGCCTTCTGGCAGGAGCGGATTACCGTTTATACAGCATCACTCCGGACGGGAATAATTTTGTTGATTTCGAAAGACCGGTGAATGAGCGGAATATTCCTCTTTCTGACGGGACTTTCGGGAAAAATGTGATTTACGAGAAGTACGGGGCATTTGTCCAGCTTACCAAACTTTTTTTCAATAATAAACTGAAAGTGAACCTCGCACTGCGAGCGGACAGGAATCCGGAGTTTGAAACTAAATTCAATCCAAGGATCAGCATCGTTTATTCTCCTATGAACCAGCATAATTTCAGAATGTCGTTCCAGAACGGATACCGTTTTCCGTCCCTGTTTGAAGCCCTGTCATTTGTGAATAATGGAAATGTGAGACGTGTAGGAGGTCTTTCAAAAGCCAATGACGGTCTGGGTTATCTTGAAAATTCCTATACGCTGGCATCCATCGATCAGTTTATCGCATCCGTCAATAAAGATGTGGATGGCGGGCTGAGCCAAAATCAGGCAGCCTTAAAAAACAGAAATCTTTTAACCGCAGCCAATCTGCCCAAATTGGAGCCTGAAAAGGTAAATTCTTTTGAAATTGGGTATAAATCAGCTTTATTTAACAGTAAACTGGTCCTCGACTGGGATTTTTATTATAATGTGTATGAAGGTTTTCTGGGACAGGTAGAAGTAGCCGTACCTAAAAATGAAAGCATAGGCAGTGACAATGCGGTTCTGGCGATGCTGGACAGAAGTAAGCAGGACCGCTACAGGGTGTATACCAACAGCACAAGTAAATACAAAAGCTTTGGAACCTCTTTAGGAATCCGTTATAATCTGGTGAAAAACTATAACCTGAATGTCAACATCTCATACAATGATCTTCTTTCTTCCAATACCTCCGATCTTTTCATTACGGCTTTTAATACACCCAAATGGGCCGTCAATTTAAGTGTAGGAAACAGGGAGATTGTTAAAAATATCGGCTTTACGGTGGCGGCAAGATGGCAGAACAGCTTTTTATGGGAAAGTCCGCTGGCTTCGGGAAATATTCCGGCTTACTACACCATTGATGCACAGGCGACGTGGAGGATTCCTGAAATTAAAGCAAGTGTGAAGATCGGAGCGACTAACCTTATGAACAGGAGATATTTACAATATGCCGCAGGTCCTGAAATCGGAGGGCTGTATTATCTGGCTTTTACGTATGATTTAAAACTGTAA
- a CDS encoding TSUP family transporter, with the protein MTNTLYPIFLKLEDLSLLVIGGGNIAVEKLNSVLANSPGTRIKLVAREISEDVKTLKLDYPNLSLHERSYTDNDFNSADIAIVAVNDIFVAEQIRDRAHQNNTLVNIADKPELCDFYLGSIVRKGDLKIAVSTNGKSPTVAKRMREILTEAIPNEEMDGLLDNMQHIRNQLKGDFTYKVKELNRLTTEYLDEKEIQPAETRLEMEKLINITKTVQRRANIYLGIIGVLTLIGVLALIIYQFNLSGDIQSFLSQDGYIFYWMLLAGFLAEIVAGSMGMGYGVICTTILLLLNVPPPVVSASIHSAESFTSAAGSISHYKLGNVNKKMVWVLFPVAAAGAFIGAFALSHFGEKYAHIVKPVIACYTLYLGVNILRNAFKGKEKRAESRRQKKRTNLRILGLIGGFIDSFAGGGWGPLVTGTLIKEGRTPRYVVGSSTMAKFLLTIVSALTFIFTIGIHHWNIVLGLLLGGVFTAPFSAMFTSRLPAKKMFAVVGVVVIIMSLITIVKSLT; encoded by the coding sequence ATGACCAATACCTTATATCCCATATTTTTAAAGCTTGAAGATTTATCACTGCTTGTTATCGGCGGCGGAAATATCGCTGTGGAAAAACTGAATTCCGTTCTGGCTAATTCTCCCGGAACCCGTATTAAACTTGTCGCCAGAGAAATCAGTGAGGACGTGAAAACACTAAAGCTGGATTACCCTAATCTGAGTCTGCATGAAAGATCTTATACCGACAATGATTTTAACAGCGCTGATATCGCTATTGTAGCAGTTAATGATATTTTCGTTGCAGAGCAGATCCGCGACAGGGCCCATCAGAATAATACCCTGGTGAATATTGCTGATAAACCGGAATTGTGTGATTTCTATCTGGGGTCCATTGTCCGGAAAGGAGATCTGAAAATAGCCGTTTCTACCAATGGAAAATCGCCCACGGTTGCCAAAAGAATGCGCGAGATCTTAACGGAAGCCATTCCTAATGAAGAAATGGATGGACTTCTGGATAATATGCAGCATATCAGAAACCAGCTGAAAGGAGATTTTACCTACAAAGTGAAGGAGCTGAACAGGCTCACCACAGAATATCTGGATGAAAAAGAAATTCAGCCCGCTGAAACCAGACTGGAGATGGAAAAACTGATCAACATCACTAAAACCGTGCAGCGTAGAGCGAATATCTATCTGGGAATCATAGGCGTTCTGACACTGATCGGGGTTCTGGCCCTGATTATTTACCAGTTCAATCTGTCCGGAGATATTCAGAGTTTTCTCAGCCAGGATGGCTATATTTTTTACTGGATGCTGCTGGCGGGCTTTCTTGCAGAAATTGTGGCAGGGTCCATGGGAATGGGCTATGGAGTGATCTGTACCACCATTCTGCTTTTGCTGAATGTGCCGCCGCCGGTGGTCAGTGCAAGTATTCATTCTGCCGAATCATTTACTTCAGCGGCGGGAAGTATCAGCCATTATAAGCTGGGAAATGTCAATAAAAAAATGGTGTGGGTTCTGTTTCCCGTGGCGGCGGCAGGAGCATTTATAGGAGCATTTGCATTGTCGCATTTCGGAGAGAAGTACGCTCATATCGTAAAACCGGTTATTGCCTGCTATACGCTGTATCTGGGAGTGAATATTCTTAGGAATGCTTTTAAGGGAAAAGAAAAGAGAGCCGAAAGCAGAAGGCAGAAAAAAAGAACCAATCTCAGAATTCTGGGACTGATTGGTGGTTTTATTGATTCTTTTGCCGGGGGAGGATGGGGGCCGCTGGTGACCGGAACCCTGATCAAAGAAGGGAGAACGCCGCGGTATGTAGTGGGAAGCTCTACTATGGCCAAGTTTTTACTGACCATTGTAAGCGCCCTGACCTTTATTTTTACCATCGGGATCCATCACTGGAATATTGTCCTCGGACTTCTTCTGGGAGGTGTTTTTACGGCTCCGTTTTCAGCGATGTTTACTTCCCGGCTGCCTGCAAAGAAAATGTTTGCGGTGGTAGGGGTTGTGGTGATTATCATGAGCCTGATTACCATTGTAAAATCACTAACCTAA
- a CDS encoding condensation domain-containing protein, producing the protein MEAIYHYPFIRQIKDFYRYRAQGNIFLEVDVYFRKADLNKINASISKLHQKYSLLNCRFILKEDMLYFDDSVKNQEGYFKELPENNSIQNPNDYFHPKRVINQSLDIHNVPLIYYHLYKNDEVMIFKIFAHHMLCDANGLQKIKNDFISFYNGAEVTETYNFGEYSVKRNNRLFKSLEDNYRYWKNVLSAYDDSVISPIDFAGFNSKSYGEKIASLVHASYYTPTDEYSRQGKSYHDSFMIDNFAEIQSALQKMKISWISVFMLAFSKTAYAYQGKSLIGLLVSGKNDVFSMNSIGEYSGESFYPAEDQDLNYENLLATTNSFMTVSKHLIFNYALLNWDEEKFFRNICKSFINLSIMDGFSCEEGKLKKFEAIDLIFLELEPLLFLSKSDGLVYINWRFNTSKISEQTMIQIAEDFTGNFRKCLSSCLEKHQKTLQNTMI; encoded by the coding sequence ATGGAAGCAATCTATCACTATCCCTTCATCCGCCAGATCAAAGATTTTTACCGCTACCGGGCCCAGGGCAACATTTTTCTGGAAGTGGATGTCTATTTCAGAAAAGCAGATCTCAATAAAATCAATGCTTCTATCAGCAAACTTCATCAGAAATACAGCCTGCTGAACTGCCGGTTTATTTTGAAGGAAGATATGCTCTATTTTGATGATTCGGTAAAAAATCAGGAAGGTTATTTTAAAGAACTTCCTGAAAACAACAGCATCCAAAACCCGAATGATTATTTCCATCCCAAAAGGGTTATCAATCAGTCTCTGGATATTCACAATGTGCCTTTAATCTATTATCATCTCTACAAAAATGATGAGGTGATGATCTTTAAAATCTTTGCCCATCACATGCTTTGTGACGCCAATGGCCTGCAGAAAATCAAGAATGATTTCATCAGCTTTTATAATGGCGCTGAAGTTACGGAGACCTATAATTTCGGGGAATATTCCGTGAAAAGAAACAACAGATTATTTAAATCACTGGAGGACAATTACAGATACTGGAAAAATGTTCTTTCAGCATATGATGATTCCGTCATTTCTCCTATAGACTTTGCAGGTTTCAATTCCAAAAGCTATGGGGAGAAAATAGCATCATTGGTCCACGCATCCTATTATACGCCTACCGATGAATATTCCAGACAGGGGAAATCTTATCACGACAGTTTTATGATAGACAACTTCGCGGAGATCCAGTCTGCCCTGCAGAAAATGAAAATAAGCTGGATCAGTGTATTCATGCTGGCTTTTTCCAAAACAGCCTATGCCTATCAGGGGAAATCATTGATCGGGCTCCTTGTTTCCGGCAAAAATGATGTATTCTCCATGAACAGCATCGGGGAATATTCCGGGGAATCCTTTTACCCTGCTGAAGATCAGGATTTAAATTATGAAAACCTGTTAGCTACAACCAATTCCTTTATGACGGTATCCAAACACCTCATTTTTAATTATGCCTTATTGAACTGGGACGAAGAAAAATTTTTCAGGAACATCTGCAAATCATTCATCAACCTATCGATTATGGACGGTTTCAGCTGTGAAGAAGGAAAACTGAAAAAATTTGAAGCTATTGATTTAATTTTCCTTGAACTGGAACCTTTATTATTCCTATCAAAATCTGATGGACTGGTCTATATCAACTGGAGGTTTAATACGTCAAAAATCAGCGAACAGACCATGATCCAGATAGCCGAAGATTTTACCGGTAATTTCCGGAAATGCTTAAGTTCTTGTCTGGAAAAGCATCAGAAGACCTTGCAGAATACGATGATTTAG
- a CDS encoding DUF6734 family protein, which produces MKIIQSYWSHPDLSTRNQREFIKLNLNKYMTFALSVLRAKKYYDQVELYTDNVGKELLIDLLELPYTKVHVCLDDLTERYGEYSHLWALGKIYTYSLQDEPFYHVDNDAFICKPLHDFHDAPVIAQSFERNNGHHLYNLRKLKKQLAFFPEVLNTDSDMLKDGSQYNAGIIGGTDITFFQEFCRTAFKFIDNNLDTLNDLKGENICFPCIFEQYLFSCLAHQKQIEVKTLLPISDTPLDNFNSLLDFHDKQNVLFIHLIGDHKKEAHNMCLVAETLWQEFPEYYDKIIKKYNAYETTV; this is translated from the coding sequence ATGAAAATAATACAAAGCTACTGGTCACATCCTGACCTGTCTACCCGAAATCAGAGAGAGTTTATCAAACTCAACCTTAATAAGTATATGACATTTGCCCTTAGTGTTTTAAGAGCAAAAAAATACTACGATCAGGTGGAGCTGTATACCGACAACGTTGGAAAAGAGCTGCTTATCGACCTGTTGGAACTACCGTATACGAAGGTTCATGTCTGTCTGGATGATCTTACAGAGAGGTACGGAGAATACAGCCATCTTTGGGCACTCGGGAAAATCTACACCTATTCCTTACAGGATGAGCCTTTTTATCATGTAGATAATGATGCGTTTATCTGTAAACCACTCCATGATTTCCATGATGCACCCGTGATTGCCCAGTCTTTTGAACGGAATAACGGACACCATTTGTATAATCTCAGAAAGCTAAAAAAGCAGCTGGCATTTTTCCCGGAAGTTCTTAACACGGATTCGGATATGTTAAAAGACGGTTCCCAGTACAATGCAGGGATTATCGGCGGAACCGATATTACGTTTTTCCAGGAATTCTGCCGGACGGCCTTTAAATTCATCGACAATAATCTGGATACTTTAAATGATCTGAAAGGAGAAAACATCTGCTTCCCGTGTATTTTCGAACAGTACCTGTTCTCCTGTCTTGCGCATCAAAAACAAATTGAGGTTAAAACCCTGCTGCCTATATCTGACACGCCTCTGGATAATTTCAACAGCCTCCTGGATTTTCATGATAAGCAGAATGTTTTATTCATTCACCTGATAGGAGACCATAAAAAAGAAGCCCATAATATGTGCCTTGTAGCCGAAACGCTGTGGCAGGAATTCCCTGAGTATTATGATAAAATCATCAAAAAATATAACGCGTATGAAACTACTGTGTAA
- a CDS encoding ABC transporter ATP-binding protein, with translation MFKFYYHIVKKYASRYLLLIILFTITNALSLVTPYALKIIIDQTIPHGTYSDLVQIILVLLACYIIRIGFSFYSGILYVNVSRRIVADIRRVLYKNLLNKDTSFFKESKTGELIYFLTSDVDKVQNFFSSTLLNYINNTMVVVGVISVMFYFNVSLTVVSLAILPFVIINTFLLKGKIKESYHQLVDIEGNIYNYFLERIRNIRVLKSYNAFPKEIQTLDGYHDQWRQHAVKNTYWNGISSNITTFLIAIGPLIVLLYGGKLVYSKVLTIGTLIAFIQYLNRIYAPVISLAAGVNEFFQSKVSMKRIYDNIDPSQENEPEGEEVQDVHSIVLKEVSVQYHDKVILDKFNYTFRKGKTYGIKGKSGIGKSTMANLIMKFVKSDSGEIYINDIPLERVKNLYAITALIEKENQLFHDTVSNNIRYGSEENKNTEIEEILRMSSLTEVVHKLEDKENTTITFSGSTLSDGEKQRIAIARAFHKQPDIIIFDEATASLDINLEYSIIRSIKEKLPNAIILVISHRNNLNEFCDEIIDFEKITHENNTKLLVTS, from the coding sequence ATGTTTAAGTTTTACTACCATATCGTTAAAAAATATGCCAGCCGCTATCTGCTGCTGATCATACTATTTACCATTACCAATGCCCTGTCACTGGTAACTCCGTATGCGCTGAAGATCATCATTGATCAAACCATCCCGCATGGAACGTACAGCGATCTGGTTCAGATTATTCTGGTACTTTTAGCCTGCTATATCATAAGGATCGGATTTTCTTTTTATTCCGGGATTCTGTATGTGAATGTAAGCCGGAGAATTGTGGCAGACATCAGAAGGGTTTTATACAAAAACCTGCTCAACAAAGACACTTCTTTTTTTAAGGAAAGCAAAACCGGAGAACTCATCTATTTTCTAACCAGTGATGTAGACAAGGTACAGAACTTCTTCTCTTCAACGCTGCTGAATTACATCAACAATACAATGGTAGTAGTGGGTGTCATAAGTGTGATGTTCTATTTTAATGTGAGCCTTACCGTAGTGAGTCTGGCTATTTTGCCTTTCGTGATCATCAACACCTTTTTGTTAAAGGGAAAAATAAAAGAGAGCTATCACCAGTTAGTAGATATTGAAGGAAATATCTATAATTATTTCCTCGAAAGGATCAGAAACATCCGCGTACTGAAAAGCTATAATGCTTTCCCTAAAGAAATACAGACCCTTGACGGCTATCATGATCAGTGGAGACAGCATGCCGTAAAAAATACCTACTGGAACGGAATCAGCTCCAATATTACCACGTTTCTTATTGCAATCGGGCCTTTGATCGTGCTTTTATACGGCGGCAAACTGGTCTATTCAAAAGTATTGACAATAGGAACACTCATCGCATTTATCCAGTATTTAAACAGGATATATGCCCCGGTCATTTCCCTTGCAGCAGGCGTGAACGAGTTTTTCCAGTCCAAGGTTTCCATGAAGAGGATTTACGATAATATCGATCCCAGCCAGGAAAATGAGCCTGAGGGTGAAGAAGTTCAGGATGTACACTCTATTGTCCTGAAAGAAGTAAGTGTACAGTATCATGATAAGGTGATCCTCGATAAGTTCAATTACACCTTCAGAAAAGGGAAAACCTATGGAATAAAAGGAAAAAGCGGAATCGGGAAAAGCACCATGGCCAATCTCATTATGAAATTCGTTAAAAGTGATTCCGGGGAAATTTACATCAATGATATTCCTCTCGAAAGGGTTAAAAACCTCTACGCCATCACCGCCCTTATTGAAAAAGAAAACCAGCTTTTCCATGATACGGTGAGCAATAACATCCGCTACGGCTCGGAAGAAAATAAAAATACAGAGATTGAAGAAATCCTCCGCATGAGCAGCCTGACGGAAGTGGTTCATAAGCTGGAGGACAAAGAAAATACTACCATCACTTTCAGCGGCAGCACGCTTTCTGACGGAGAAAAACAAAGAATTGCCATCGCACGGGCCTTTCACAAGCAGCCGGATATCATCATCTTCGATGAAGCGACTGCATCGCTGGATATTAACCTGGAATACAGCATTATCCGAAGTATAAAAGAAAAACTACCCAATGCCATCATCCTGGTTATTTCACACCGGAATAACCTGAATGAATTTTGTGACGAAATAATAGATTTTGAAAAAATAACCCATGAAAATAATACAAAGCTACTGGTCACATCCTGA
- a CDS encoding glycosyltransferase family 9 protein: MKKNIVILLDFHCLFKEGGWDHDILRQLIAVLYIFKQDNITIVDRDHKVFRTILPKIEHIQADHIVQKNHFDQALLHDYDLIIAHYKLEAEFIPLTDNKTLNSFYFFNNKSNHNLLFPGISRYIKENKISFDLKAINEQVHHLTKKLEPVVHTDFADIVLEKEKISKICLICDFNQKFFIGDSCFWYYDLNQKLYILNRINALPKNIDIYITSVRNYLEIKRIFSGSLPENVKLYNSSVKSINFESYDLVIVEYLLYSDVKALTDPEKNNVLTYTFPLAHDKLKNIQNVSFAKHFPFPDMKSQLQYNKKYYNNIEIRDEEIEWANHWLETQGAEKKDEIFALTHAASQSEKIIDTDAFTNIIRWLVEEKKYKILFFSQDLTVQEHLKNSLDSGLYNHIIFPGTLELRKEMALMASDYVHGLLSPCTGLAHLFNGINYYLHHIAGKNRKKCIVYTGKQTYTNDYHPLKWWNFKFVDCLSYVYTDNQYVLAGKKDLLNIRNFDDISVPTREIPYGMLRDKIDEIILS, from the coding sequence TTGAAAAAGAATATAGTAATACTGCTGGATTTTCACTGCCTTTTCAAGGAAGGCGGATGGGATCATGATATTTTACGCCAGCTTATTGCAGTATTATATATTTTTAAGCAGGACAACATAACGATCGTTGACAGGGACCATAAGGTGTTCAGGACCATTCTTCCTAAAATTGAGCACATACAAGCAGATCATATTGTACAAAAAAATCATTTTGATCAGGCTTTACTGCATGACTATGATCTGATTATCGCCCATTATAAACTGGAAGCAGAATTTATCCCTTTAACCGATAATAAAACACTCAATTCCTTCTATTTTTTTAATAACAAATCAAATCACAATTTACTTTTTCCCGGCATTTCCCGGTATATCAAAGAAAATAAGATCTCTTTTGATCTGAAAGCTATTAATGAACAGGTTCACCATCTTACAAAAAAGCTGGAACCGGTTGTACATACAGATTTCGCTGACATCGTCCTGGAAAAAGAGAAAATTTCAAAGATTTGTTTGATCTGTGATTTTAACCAGAAGTTTTTCATTGGAGACAGCTGCTTCTGGTACTATGACCTGAATCAGAAGCTTTATATTTTGAACCGGATCAATGCGCTTCCAAAAAATATAGACATTTACATAACAAGCGTCCGGAATTATCTGGAAATAAAGAGAATTTTTAGTGGTTCACTGCCTGAAAATGTAAAGCTTTATAATTCTTCTGTTAAAAGTATCAACTTTGAATCCTATGATTTAGTCATTGTAGAATATTTGCTGTATTCCGATGTAAAAGCCCTTACAGATCCTGAAAAGAATAATGTTTTAACGTATACTTTCCCTTTGGCTCATGATAAGTTAAAAAATATACAGAACGTCTCTTTCGCGAAACATTTTCCATTTCCCGATATGAAGAGCCAGCTGCAGTACAACAAAAAATACTATAATAATATCGAGATCCGAGACGAAGAAATTGAGTGGGCAAATCACTGGCTGGAAACGCAAGGAGCAGAAAAAAAAGATGAGATATTTGCCCTGACTCATGCTGCATCCCAATCTGAAAAGATTATTGATACCGACGCCTTTACCAATATCATACGGTGGCTTGTTGAAGAGAAAAAATACAAAATTTTATTCTTTAGTCAAGACCTTACCGTACAGGAACATCTTAAAAATTCTCTGGATTCCGGACTCTACAACCACATTATTTTTCCCGGAACATTAGAATTAAGGAAAGAAATGGCGCTGATGGCCTCAGATTATGTCCATGGCTTATTGTCACCTTGCACTGGTCTTGCCCATTTATTCAACGGAATCAATTACTATCTCCATCATATTGCAGGAAAAAACAGGAAAAAATGCATCGTGTACACTGGCAAACAAACCTATACGAATGATTATCATCCTTTAAAATGGTGGAATTTCAAGTTTGTAGACTGCCTCTCCTATGTTTATACGGATAACCAATATGTTTTGGCGGGGAAAAAAGACCTTTTGAATATCAGGAATTTTGATGACATCTCTGTCCCGACCAGAGAAATCCCATATGGAATGCTGAGAGATAAAATTGACGAAATTATTCTATCCTAA